In one window of Skermanella rosea DNA:
- a CDS encoding methyl-accepting chemotaxis protein codes for MSFAAIFSSPLARKVAAGVLAALVAVQLLLLLVFYFGQRSVFLGTIAEEGTGVVRALERLLPDAADAASAKASAERVIRNTRVIGLILVRPDGTELARAGETPALYYGKAARDLLNAEETRYDIVLTPADLGGRLGAVARLTTDGGDAFVQGNVLRRFLSDMGVALVGALATLVVLSSLVLAPLSRIRRALQAGTDDLPAERRDDIGDVARALAASRAQADEVERLRAERQRAEHDAEQDRRARLGRLADEVEGGVREVLARLEADSARLAEVSGVMVGASRETGERAGAVRTASEDAAVNVETVAAAAEELTAAIHEIARQVVTSSEIAKHANAEAKRTDATVRGLQEAASRIGEVVRLIQEIAEQTNLLALNATIEAARAGEAGKGFAVVAGEVKSLAGQTARATEDIAAQVAGIRAASEAAAGAIGGISLTVTRIDEISAGIAASVEEQGAATAEIARNVAQAASSTRGVTSDALGMAEAAGETSRAAGDVRVVGERLAGGTSELRAAVLRLVRQIREG; via the coding sequence ATGAGTTTCGCCGCCATCTTCTCAAGCCCGCTGGCCCGCAAGGTGGCCGCCGGGGTCCTGGCCGCCCTGGTGGCGGTCCAGCTCCTGTTGCTGCTGGTCTTCTATTTCGGCCAGCGTTCCGTCTTCCTCGGCACGATCGCGGAGGAGGGGACCGGCGTCGTCCGGGCGCTGGAGCGGCTGCTGCCCGACGCGGCCGACGCGGCCTCGGCCAAGGCGTCGGCCGAGCGGGTGATCCGGAACACAAGGGTGATCGGGCTGATCCTGGTCCGGCCGGACGGAACCGAGCTCGCGCGGGCCGGCGAGACCCCGGCGCTGTACTACGGCAAGGCCGCGCGGGACCTGCTGAACGCGGAGGAGACCCGGTACGACATCGTGCTCACGCCCGCCGACCTGGGCGGGCGGCTGGGCGCCGTCGCCCGGCTGACCACCGACGGCGGCGACGCCTTCGTCCAGGGCAACGTGCTGCGCCGGTTCCTGTCCGACATGGGCGTCGCCCTGGTCGGCGCGCTGGCCACCCTGGTGGTGCTGTCGAGCCTGGTGCTGGCCCCGCTGTCGCGCATCCGGCGGGCGCTCCAGGCCGGGACCGACGACCTGCCGGCCGAGCGGCGCGACGATATCGGCGACGTCGCCCGCGCCCTGGCGGCGTCGCGCGCCCAGGCGGACGAGGTCGAGCGGCTGCGCGCCGAGCGGCAGCGGGCCGAGCACGACGCCGAGCAGGATCGGCGCGCCCGGCTGGGCCGCCTCGCCGACGAGGTGGAGGGCGGCGTCCGCGAGGTGCTGGCCCGGCTGGAAGCCGACTCCGCCCGGCTCGCCGAGGTGTCCGGCGTCATGGTCGGCGCCTCGCGCGAGACCGGCGAGCGCGCCGGCGCCGTCCGCACCGCGTCGGAGGACGCCGCCGTCAATGTCGAGACCGTCGCCGCCGCGGCGGAGGAGCTGACCGCCGCCATCCACGAGATCGCCCGGCAGGTGGTGACCAGCTCGGAGATCGCCAAGCACGCCAACGCGGAAGCGAAGCGGACGGACGCGACGGTGCGCGGCCTCCAGGAGGCGGCGTCGCGGATCGGCGAGGTGGTCCGGCTGATCCAGGAGATCGCGGAGCAGACCAACCTGCTGGCGCTGAACGCCACCATCGAGGCCGCCCGGGCGGGGGAGGCCGGCAAGGGTTTCGCGGTGGTCGCCGGCGAGGTCAAGAGCCTGGCCGGCCAGACCGCCCGCGCCACCGAGGACATCGCCGCCCAGGTCGCCGGCATCCGTGCCGCCAGCGAGGCGGCGGCGGGCGCTATCGGCGGGATCTCCCTGACGGTGACCCGGATCGACGAGATCTCCGCCGGTATCGCCGCCTCGGTCGAGGAGCAGGGCGCCGCCACCGCCGAGATCGCCCGCAACGTCGCCCAGGCCGCGTCGTCCACCCGCGGCGTCACGTCAGACGCGCTCGGCATGGCCGAGGCCGCCGGCGAGACCAGCCGCGCCGCCGGCGACGTGCGGGTGGTCGGCGAGCGGCTGGCGGGCGGCACGTCCGAGCTGCGGGCGGCGGTGTTGCGGCTGGTCCGGCAGATCCGGGAGGGGTGA